A stretch of Lactiplantibacillus brownii DNA encodes these proteins:
- a CDS encoding FusB/FusC family EF-G-binding protein gives MKTTITTYEYSYITQQVNNLTSAYLAVNDAQIRLAIRAKTIAQITPLLPSESLDAQQFLTGLATDRLSRTAATKLLELLVPLVEPFPTLSTKQLSKIFRKVKKLKQPEWANLQLHELTYLGWNDGGNQKKYLVAPFEDRLIGIQGEFSPQTIKGVCAICQTIGNVALFLSTTKSSGLGTYTKKGNYICRDSNQCNRQLTNLETLTEFLTVVQPQRRNRK, from the coding sequence ATGAAAACGACAATTACCACCTATGAATATAGTTATATCACCCAACAAGTTAACAATTTGACTAGTGCCTATCTAGCGGTCAATGATGCTCAAATTCGACTCGCCATACGGGCCAAGACGATTGCTCAGATAACACCATTGCTTCCTAGTGAAAGTCTAGATGCGCAACAATTTTTAACCGGCTTAGCAACTGACCGACTCTCACGAACGGCTGCTACAAAATTGCTTGAATTATTAGTCCCATTGGTAGAACCTTTTCCAACACTCTCAACTAAACAACTGAGCAAGATTTTTCGAAAAGTTAAAAAGTTGAAGCAGCCAGAATGGGCCAATTTACAGTTACATGAATTAACTTATTTGGGATGGAATGACGGTGGTAACCAAAAGAAATATCTCGTGGCACCCTTTGAAGACCGTTTAATCGGCATTCAAGGTGAATTCTCCCCGCAAACCATTAAGGGGGTCTGTGCCATTTGCCAAACAATCGGTAATGTCGCCTTGTTTCTCTCAACGACTAAATCATCTGGCTTGGGAACTTATACCAAGAAAGGCAACTATATTTGCCGTGATAGCAACCAATGTAATCGACAACTGACTAATCTAGAGACTTTAACCGAATTTTTGACTGTGGTACAGCCACAACGTCGAAATCGGAAATAA
- a CDS encoding 4-hydroxyphenylacetate 3-hydroxylase N-terminal domain-containing protein encodes MHTIEALDDGRAVYLNGKQLKVSDVPIFRKTLALNNQYYTLQKTHPAVHTYVEDGKRYDITFKVPRTVADLRQKHLAYQEIAQTNNGMLGRTPDFLNTGMAVLAERSAFLGHNQWTDFAANAKHYAEWVKTNDIFISHALQNPQLDRTKPINGIPNGYAGVHTIERRPDGIVVSGAKMVNTMAPIADDLLIFNPPELLLEKGDTSYGVAFATPLNTPGVKIICRKLLDHPGYTEDDYPLSNALDEIDAYIIFDHAFIPWDKVFVENDYEMSNRFFIETGIFAHTSHQDEVRGITKLEFATSLAIRVAHTLGLDHFLGVQEKLGHLTANLELIKGTITRSEDNGHLDEFGIYTPDLQALLAVRASLPGFYEEALQVTQRLAAGSMVGVPGFGEFDGENGAILEQALTTSLAGAQDRSKLLNLAFDLSSSGFGQRQLMYEYYHGGDPMRIRSKHYLDEDLSAGNAMLDQLLNH; translated from the coding sequence ATGCACACAATTGAAGCACTCGATGACGGCCGAGCCGTCTACTTGAATGGGAAACAACTTAAAGTCTCTGATGTTCCAATCTTTCGAAAAACGTTAGCGTTAAATAACCAATACTACACACTCCAAAAAACTCATCCGGCAGTTCACACTTATGTTGAGGACGGTAAACGCTATGATATTACCTTTAAAGTTCCCCGCACGGTCGCCGATCTACGCCAAAAGCACTTAGCTTACCAAGAAATTGCTCAAACGAACAATGGGATGTTAGGTCGAACGCCAGACTTTTTGAATACTGGCATGGCAGTCTTGGCTGAGCGCAGCGCCTTCTTGGGTCATAATCAGTGGACCGATTTTGCGGCTAACGCCAAACACTACGCTGAGTGGGTCAAAACTAACGACATCTTCATTAGTCATGCCTTGCAAAATCCTCAACTTGATCGGACCAAACCGATTAACGGCATTCCCAATGGCTACGCTGGGGTACATACCATTGAACGCCGGCCAGATGGCATCGTCGTTTCCGGTGCTAAGATGGTGAATACTATGGCGCCAATTGCCGATGATTTGTTGATCTTCAATCCACCAGAATTATTGTTAGAAAAAGGTGACACTAGTTATGGTGTTGCCTTTGCCACGCCATTAAATACCCCTGGTGTCAAAATTATTTGTCGTAAGTTACTCGATCATCCGGGCTATACTGAAGATGACTATCCCCTCAGCAATGCACTTGATGAGATTGACGCTTACATTATCTTTGACCATGCTTTTATTCCATGGGACAAAGTTTTCGTGGAAAATGACTACGAAATGAGTAACCGTTTCTTCATTGAGACTGGTATTTTCGCGCACACCTCACATCAAGATGAAGTCCGCGGGATTACGAAGCTTGAATTTGCCACCAGCTTGGCGATTCGGGTTGCGCACACCTTAGGCTTGGATCATTTTCTAGGTGTACAAGAAAAGCTAGGCCATTTGACCGCTAATTTGGAATTGATCAAAGGGACAATCACGCGTTCCGAGGATAATGGTCATTTAGATGAGTTCGGAATCTATACGCCAGACTTACAAGCGCTATTAGCTGTCCGAGCCAGTTTACCTGGGTTTTATGAAGAAGCCCTGCAAGTAACACAAAGATTAGCGGCCGGCTCAATGGTTGGCGTACCTGGGTTTGGTGAATTTGATGGTGAAAATGGCGCCATTTTAGAGCAAGCCCTGACAACCAGTTTAGCTGGGGCTCAGGATCGTTCAAAATTGCTCAACCTGGCCTTTGATTTGTCGAGTTCTGGCTTTGGTCAACGACAACTAATGTATGAATATTATCATGGTGGTGACCCGATGCGGATTCGTTCAAAACACTATTTGGATGAAGATTTGAGCGCTGGCAATGCCATGCTGGATCAACTATTAAATCACTAA
- a CDS encoding uracil-DNA glycosylase family protein: protein MTADELFQAIQADPQNQAFTAAGVQPLYHTDPEAEILLISQAPSRQAQASMTFWDDASGDRLRAWLGVTKDQFYHSGKFAVLPLDFYYPGKQPHGGDLPPRKGFAEKWHAPLLELMPKIQLTLLIGAYAQKAYLPSRPKTLTATVENYAAYEPTYFPVVHPSPLNYGWLNQHPWFMTKVVPALQQRVATIMTQN, encoded by the coding sequence ATGACTGCTGATGAATTGTTTCAAGCGATTCAAGCCGATCCGCAAAACCAAGCGTTCACTGCGGCTGGTGTCCAACCGTTATATCATACTGATCCGGAGGCGGAGATTCTCTTGATTAGTCAAGCTCCCAGTCGTCAAGCACAGGCTTCCATGACATTTTGGGATGATGCAAGTGGGGATCGACTGCGAGCTTGGTTGGGTGTGACTAAGGATCAATTTTATCATTCTGGTAAGTTTGCAGTCTTACCGTTAGATTTTTACTATCCTGGCAAACAGCCCCATGGTGGTGATCTGCCACCGCGGAAAGGCTTTGCCGAAAAATGGCATGCGCCGCTGCTAGAGCTGATGCCAAAGATTCAACTGACACTATTGATTGGGGCATACGCCCAGAAGGCTTATCTGCCGTCACGACCAAAAACGTTGACGGCAACCGTTGAAAATTACGCAGCTTATGAGCCAACTTATTTTCCAGTTGTTCATCCGTCACCATTAAACTATGGTTGGCTGAATCAGCATCCCTGGTTCATGACCAAAGTAGTGCCAGCGTTACAGCAGCGTGTCGCGACGATTATGACTCAAAACTAA
- a CDS encoding TetM/TetW/TetO/TetS family tetracycline resistance ribosomal protection protein, with protein sequence MKKLVAGVIAHVDAGKTTLSEALLYRTGGLRQLGRVDNGDAFLDPDDLEKQRGITIFSHQARFKTPTLTMTLLDTPGHVDFASQTEQVLSVLDYAILVVSATDGIQGYTRTLWRLLKRYQVPVFIFVNKMDVVGTNQKQVLTQLQTALSDQCLAFAGDELTNETYEAMALQNDELLDDFLTNGKLPDTAVQQLIKNRAVFPCYFGSALKADGVDHLIAGLDRWTVAPTYPTEFGARVFKISYDETGERLTWLRLTGGELANKAVILGEQKLNQIRVYNGVKFEIRPRIQAGEVCAIPGLTGTYPGQGLGNVSDALRPMMQPVLTYRLDPNGNDLHACLTAMHQLEDEDPQLRVTWSSQLQELRVQFMGTIQLEVLQQILKDRFQLVVNFVEGSILYQETITQAVEGVGHFEPLRHYSEVHLLLQPAPRGSGLTFAADCSLEVLGRNWQHQVLSNLQAKTQLGVLTGSPLTDVKVTLVSGRSSNVHSVGGDFREATWRALRQGLMMLKQTGGCQLLEPWYRFQLTVGESQIGRAMTDIQRMHGQFETPVTDQNGRTTLTGTAPVSEMQAYPQVVRAYTHGQGQLTCLIDGYRPCHDQKAVLADQDYDPVGDLENTPDSVFCAHGAGYPVPWDQVPTMAHVPYVYNATQLKALEN encoded by the coding sequence ATGAAAAAGCTGGTTGCTGGGGTCATTGCGCATGTTGATGCTGGAAAAACGACCCTTTCGGAGGCGCTACTTTATCGAACGGGTGGGTTGCGGCAGCTGGGGCGTGTCGATAATGGTGATGCATTCCTTGATCCCGATGATTTAGAGAAACAGCGCGGTATCACGATTTTTTCACACCAAGCTAGATTTAAAACGCCTACTCTGACGATGACGCTTCTTGACACACCGGGACATGTGGATTTTGCTAGCCAGACTGAGCAAGTGCTAAGTGTGCTAGATTATGCCATCTTGGTCGTTTCAGCAACGGATGGTATTCAGGGCTATACGCGGACACTTTGGCGCTTACTTAAACGTTATCAGGTACCGGTGTTCATTTTTGTGAACAAAATGGATGTGGTTGGGACTAATCAAAAACAGGTCTTAACACAATTGCAAACGGCACTTTCTGATCAATGTTTAGCCTTTGCGGGAGACGAACTCACAAACGAGACTTATGAGGCTATGGCGCTTCAAAATGATGAGCTATTGGATGATTTTTTGACGAACGGTAAGTTGCCTGATACAGCGGTTCAGCAATTGATTAAAAATCGCGCAGTCTTTCCATGTTATTTTGGGTCAGCTTTAAAAGCTGACGGTGTAGATCACTTAATCGCGGGCTTAGATCGTTGGACGGTTGCCCCCACTTATCCAACGGAATTTGGGGCGCGTGTTTTTAAAATTTCCTATGATGAAACGGGCGAGCGGTTAACTTGGTTACGCCTAACTGGTGGTGAGTTAGCGAATAAAGCGGTCATTTTAGGTGAGCAAAAACTCAATCAGATCCGGGTTTACAATGGGGTTAAATTTGAAATCAGACCGAGGATTCAGGCGGGCGAAGTCTGTGCGATTCCGGGATTAACTGGGACATATCCGGGACAAGGGCTAGGCAATGTTAGTGATGCGCTGCGGCCAATGATGCAACCGGTTTTAACGTACCGGCTCGATCCTAACGGCAACGATTTGCATGCATGTTTGACCGCAATGCACCAGTTAGAGGATGAAGATCCACAATTACGAGTGACTTGGTCTAGTCAGCTACAAGAATTACGCGTACAATTTATGGGGACGATTCAATTGGAAGTGCTCCAGCAGATTTTAAAGGATCGTTTTCAATTAGTCGTTAACTTTGTTGAAGGTAGTATTCTATATCAAGAGACTATTACCCAAGCAGTTGAAGGTGTTGGTCATTTTGAACCGTTGCGACACTATTCTGAGGTGCATTTATTGTTGCAACCAGCACCACGGGGTAGTGGCTTGACGTTTGCAGCCGACTGTTCATTAGAAGTTTTAGGCCGCAACTGGCAACATCAAGTGTTGTCAAATCTACAAGCCAAAACGCAACTGGGCGTCTTAACTGGGTCACCGTTGACCGATGTTAAAGTAACTTTGGTCAGTGGTCGTTCCAGTAACGTGCATTCAGTCGGCGGTGATTTTCGCGAGGCCACTTGGCGAGCCTTACGACAAGGCCTAATGATGCTCAAACAAACCGGTGGCTGCCAATTGTTGGAGCCTTGGTATCGATTCCAATTAACCGTCGGCGAGTCACAGATTGGTCGTGCGATGACGGATATTCAACGGATGCATGGCCAATTTGAGACACCAGTAACTGATCAGAATGGCCGGACAACGTTAACTGGTACGGCACCTGTTTCCGAAATGCAAGCTTACCCACAAGTTGTGCGGGCGTATACGCATGGTCAGGGTCAGTTAACGTGTTTGATTGATGGGTATCGTCCTTGCCATGATCAAAAAGCTGTTTTAGCTGATCAGGATTATGATCCAGTGGGTGATTTGGAAAATACACCAGATTCTGTTTTTTGTGCACATGGTGCTGGTTACCCTGTGCCGTGGGATCAAGTTCCAACTATGGCACACGTCCCTTATGTTTATAATGCGACACAACTGAAAGCACTAGAAAATTAA
- a CDS encoding ASCH domain-containing protein: MTPADFFEQAKATLDLAPTTPLQSAYQFGVDADDLANLVLTGIKTATTSAYDLYESDEPLPQVGAYDVILNAKDDPICVTKTDTVTIKPYTAVDAAHAFHEGEGDRSYSYWRQVHDTFFTQEYASVGQNFDPATAKMVLEQFHVVYPISKK, from the coding sequence ATGACGCCAGCAGATTTTTTTGAACAGGCAAAAGCTACACTCGATTTAGCACCTACGACCCCATTACAAAGTGCCTATCAATTTGGCGTTGACGCTGATGACTTAGCCAACCTCGTCTTAACTGGTATTAAGACAGCAACAACTAGCGCCTATGATCTTTACGAATCCGATGAACCATTACCACAAGTTGGCGCTTACGACGTCATTCTCAACGCCAAAGATGACCCGATTTGTGTGACCAAGACCGATACCGTGACAATCAAACCCTATACCGCAGTTGATGCAGCCCATGCCTTTCACGAAGGTGAAGGTGACCGTAGTTATTCTTATTGGCGTCAGGTTCACGATACTTTTTTCACGCAAGAATACGCGTCAGTCGGTCAAAATTTCGATCCGGCCACCGCAAAAATGGTTCTAGAACAGTTTCACGTGGTCTATCCAATCTCAAAAAAATGA
- a CDS encoding zinc-dependent alcohol dehydrogenase family protein codes for MKAAVFVEPGKLVVQDLPKPQLKEPTDAVLKIVRACVCGSDLWWYRGISKRQANSPVGHEAIGIVESVGSAVTAVKPGDFVIAPFTHGCGHCAACLAGFDGDCLTKTDDEIVGYQGEYLRFKQADWALVKIPGQPADYTDAQLNDLLTLADVMATGYHAATSAEVKAGDTVVVMGDGAVGLCGVIAAKLLGATRIIAMSRHTDRQALAKEFGATDIVAERGDAAIEKVRELTAGAGADAVLECVGTELSVDTAVKVGRPGAVVGRVGVPQKAEMNTNNLFWQNIGLRGGIASVTTDDRNVLLAAVLSGKIHPGKVFTQRFKLADIQAAYAAMDQRQAIKSLLIIND; via the coding sequence ATGAAAGCAGCAGTATTTGTTGAACCTGGAAAACTGGTCGTCCAAGACTTACCTAAGCCACAACTTAAAGAACCGACGGATGCCGTTTTAAAAATTGTTCGAGCCTGTGTCTGTGGTTCTGATCTTTGGTGGTACCGTGGTATTTCAAAGCGTCAAGCCAATAGTCCAGTTGGTCATGAAGCCATTGGCATCGTTGAATCAGTTGGTTCGGCCGTAACGGCTGTGAAGCCAGGTGATTTTGTGATTGCCCCGTTTACACATGGGTGTGGGCATTGTGCCGCTTGTTTAGCTGGCTTTGATGGGGACTGTTTGACCAAAACGGATGACGAAATCGTCGGCTATCAGGGAGAATATCTCCGCTTCAAGCAAGCTGATTGGGCCTTGGTTAAAATTCCAGGCCAACCAGCTGATTATACCGATGCCCAATTGAATGATTTATTAACCCTTGCGGATGTCATGGCAACTGGTTATCATGCGGCCACTAGTGCCGAGGTTAAAGCCGGCGATACGGTTGTTGTGATGGGTGACGGTGCTGTGGGACTTTGCGGCGTGATTGCGGCCAAGTTATTAGGGGCAACTCGGATTATTGCGATGAGTCGGCATACGGATCGCCAAGCCTTGGCAAAAGAATTTGGGGCAACCGATATCGTTGCAGAACGTGGTGATGCGGCGATTGAAAAAGTCCGTGAATTGACTGCTGGTGCTGGTGCAGATGCCGTATTGGAATGTGTGGGCACGGAATTATCTGTTGATACGGCGGTAAAAGTCGGTCGTCCTGGCGCTGTGGTTGGTCGCGTCGGGGTGCCACAAAAAGCTGAAATGAATACCAATAACCTATTCTGGCAAAATATCGGTTTAAGAGGCGGCATTGCCTCGGTAACGACCGATGACCGCAATGTTTTGTTGGCGGCAGTTTTATCTGGAAAGATTCATCCTGGTAAAGTCTTTACCCAACGTTTCAAGTTAGCCGACATTCAAGCTGCCTATGCAGCAATGGATCAACGACAAGCCATTAAGTCATTACTGATTATCAACGACTAA